A window of Festucalex cinctus isolate MCC-2025b chromosome 6, RoL_Fcin_1.0, whole genome shotgun sequence contains these coding sequences:
- the syce2 gene encoding synaptonemal complex central element protein 2 isoform X2, which translates to MAEDSEASLSIDDVEENFGANDITRRVQELVEKIHNRRTSDENEIESFQQSLIDKVTEVCQQMKQDLCKVYEENNGEIQVKLMELTNVLEMCTKLHGELLEASQVLARLRDGLPSVAFGGTAQPMTD; encoded by the exons atg GCTGAAGACAGTGAGGCCAGTTTGAGCATCGATGATGTTGAAGAGAATTTCGG CgccaatgacatcacaagaagAGTACAGGAACTGGTGGAGAAGATTCACAACCGCCGCACCAGTGACGAGAATGAAATTGAAAGCTTTCAGCAGAGTCTCATAGACAAG GTGACGGAGGTGTGCCAGCAAATGAAGCAGGACTTGTGCAAAGTCTATGAAGAGAACAATGGTGAGATTCAGGTGAAGCTGATGGAGTTGACCAACGTGCTGGAGATGTGCACCAAGCTCCACGGTGAGCTCCTGGAAGCCAGCCAAGTGCTGGCCAGGCTTCGAGATGGCCTTCCCAGCGTTGCCTTTGGCGGCACAGCTCAACCTATGACAGACTAG
- the LOC144021374 gene encoding uncharacterized protein LOC144021374 isoform X2: MRPTLGIWTALTLHNKKVEIPSSLWSRMWSQSYAIVGHLIKDLLLDITDCLLGPVDEDVKKDGVTEGVCPLQMPPSLSHSHPNAFHVWDQDDVIIPMTPSPEAPTTSPLMAVIPYIPSFFPTNFTSGSPSYNQPIPKESDA, encoded by the exons ATGCGTCCTACTTTGGGAATATGGACAGCTTTGACTCTACACAACAAGAAGGTGGAGATCCCTTCCAGTCTCTGGTCCAGGATGTGGAGCCAAT CTTACGCTATTGTGGGACATCTCATCAAAGACCTCCTGCTGGATATCACAG ACTGTTTGCTGGGTCCAGTTGACGAGGACGTGAAAAAAGATGGCGTCACAGAGGGGGTCTGCCCACTCCAAATGCCCCCTTCACTCAGCCACTCACACCCCAATGCCTTCCATGTGTGGGACCAGGATGACGTCATCATTCCCATGACACCCTCTCCAGAGGCGCCAACGACCAGCCCGCTGATGGCGGTCATCCCGTACATACCCTCCTTCTTTCCCACTAACTTTACCAGTGGCAGCCCGTCCTATAATCAGCCAATCCCAAAGGAGAGTGATGCGTGA
- the LOC144021374 gene encoding uncharacterized protein LOC144021374 isoform X1, producing the protein MDSFDSTQQEGGDPFQSLVQDVEPMYEEYKPPSRDLIQLPKSVFYIFVAAVVVVAVAYAIVGHLIKDLLLDITDCLLGPVDEDVKKDGVTEGVCPLQMPPSLSHSHPNAFHVWDQDDVIIPMTPSPEAPTTSPLMAVIPYIPSFFPTNFTSGSPSYNQPIPKESDA; encoded by the exons ATGGACAGCTTTGACTCTACACAACAAGAAGGTGGAGATCCCTTCCAGTCTCTGGTCCAGGATGTGGAGCCAATGTATGAGGAGTACAAGCCTCCTTCAAGGGACCTCATTCAGCTACCTAAAtctgttttttacattttcgtGGCTGCCGTGGTGGTGGTCGCTGTAGCTTACGCTATTGTGGGACATCTCATCAAAGACCTCCTGCTGGATATCACAG ACTGTTTGCTGGGTCCAGTTGACGAGGACGTGAAAAAAGATGGCGTCACAGAGGGGGTCTGCCCACTCCAAATGCCCCCTTCACTCAGCCACTCACACCCCAATGCCTTCCATGTGTGGGACCAGGATGACGTCATCATTCCCATGACACCCTCTCCAGAGGCGCCAACGACCAGCCCGCTGATGGCGGTCATCCCGTACATACCCTCCTTCTTTCCCACTAACTTTACCAGTGGCAGCCCGTCCTATAATCAGCCAATCCCAAAGGAGAGTGATGCGTGA
- the syce2 gene encoding synaptonemal complex central element protein 2 isoform X1, with translation MDFCLEEALASHSSQNEGRDEDKQMAEDSEASLSIDDVEENFGANDITRRVQELVEKIHNRRTSDENEIESFQQSLIDKVTEVCQQMKQDLCKVYEENNGEIQVKLMELTNVLEMCTKLHGELLEASQVLARLRDGLPSVAFGGTAQPMTD, from the exons ATGGACTTTTGCCTTGAAGAAGCACTCGCCTCACATTCCAGTCAGAACGAAGGACGTGACGAGGACAAACAAATG GCTGAAGACAGTGAGGCCAGTTTGAGCATCGATGATGTTGAAGAGAATTTCGG CgccaatgacatcacaagaagAGTACAGGAACTGGTGGAGAAGATTCACAACCGCCGCACCAGTGACGAGAATGAAATTGAAAGCTTTCAGCAGAGTCTCATAGACAAG GTGACGGAGGTGTGCCAGCAAATGAAGCAGGACTTGTGCAAAGTCTATGAAGAGAACAATGGTGAGATTCAGGTGAAGCTGATGGAGTTGACCAACGTGCTGGAGATGTGCACCAAGCTCCACGGTGAGCTCCTGGAAGCCAGCCAAGTGCTGGCCAGGCTTCGAGATGGCCTTCCCAGCGTTGCCTTTGGCGGCACAGCTCAACCTATGACAGACTAG